The following are encoded together in the Blautia obeum ATCC 29174 genome:
- a CDS encoding phage portal protein translates to MSGKTKGQVKATVIKAADPVISAPVKKSDAPSQVTVEEAVNAGDWIEPPMMLEGLKNMVTESSILPQCIRAYKNNIAGFGIGIRYTVDQEETPEMKTEFDAITEVVELLNVDQDTKQVFENIVEARETYGIAYLEVIRNLDKEVQQIEFIKDTPSVRKSRPMEPYVEIPYFHHGKETKRRKKFRKYKQEICGRTVYFKEFGDPRIMDLRDGRYVPEGAGLELRYQANEILEFAIGPQPYGEIRWIGQILGVDGSRMAEGLNNNYFYNGRHTPLMIMIRNGTLTDDSYSHLKEYMNDIKGENGQHGFLLLETESVDGRSDFDDDKKPEIEVKDLASILQKDELFQEYLDNNRKRVQSAFLLPDLYVGYTTDFNRATAQTAQEVTEQQVFQPERTSLAWVINNKLLNCYRFQYVEAYFLAPDISNPDDMYKLLNVTNNAGGITPNMAKEVICDALGRTCEPYTDEWGDVPLTIWKDKAAQTDISGLMGQLTKQIEKAQGKNEPDQVVAVMKEVKKLLAKIQKQEENHAA, encoded by the coding sequence ATGAGTGGAAAGACAAAAGGACAGGTCAAGGCAACAGTGATAAAAGCTGCGGATCCTGTAATATCAGCACCGGTTAAAAAATCCGATGCACCATCTCAGGTTACGGTAGAGGAAGCGGTCAATGCTGGTGATTGGATAGAACCGCCAATGATGCTGGAAGGCCTGAAAAATATGGTAACAGAAAGTTCTATATTGCCACAGTGTATAAGGGCTTATAAAAATAATATTGCCGGTTTCGGAATTGGAATCCGATATACAGTAGATCAGGAGGAAACGCCAGAAATGAAGACAGAGTTCGATGCCATCACAGAGGTTGTAGAACTCCTGAATGTAGACCAGGACACAAAACAAGTATTTGAGAACATAGTGGAAGCCAGAGAGACATATGGAATCGCATATCTCGAAGTTATCCGGAATCTTGACAAAGAGGTTCAGCAGATAGAATTTATCAAAGATACTCCGAGCGTGAGAAAGTCAAGACCGATGGAACCATACGTTGAAATACCGTACTTCCATCATGGGAAAGAGACAAAACGCAGAAAGAAATTCAGGAAGTATAAACAGGAAATATGTGGACGGACAGTTTATTTCAAAGAGTTTGGCGATCCTAGAATCATGGATTTAAGAGATGGCAGATACGTTCCAGAAGGCGCAGGCTTGGAGCTTAGATATCAGGCCAATGAAATATTAGAGTTCGCCATCGGACCGCAGCCATACGGAGAAATACGTTGGATAGGACAGATTCTTGGCGTAGATGGAAGCCGCATGGCAGAGGGATTGAATAATAATTATTTCTACAATGGTAGGCACACGCCACTTATGATCATGATTCGTAACGGTACTTTGACAGATGATAGTTACAGTCATCTCAAAGAGTACATGAACGATATCAAAGGGGAAAACGGTCAGCATGGATTCCTGCTGTTAGAGACAGAAAGTGTGGATGGACGTTCTGATTTTGATGATGATAAGAAACCAGAAATTGAAGTAAAGGACCTGGCAAGTATCTTGCAGAAAGACGAACTGTTTCAGGAATATCTTGACAATAACCGAAAGCGTGTTCAGTCGGCATTTCTGTTACCGGATTTATATGTTGGATATACCACAGACTTCAATCGTGCAACAGCACAGACAGCGCAGGAGGTAACAGAACAGCAGGTGTTTCAGCCTGAGAGAACATCTCTGGCATGGGTTATCAATAATAAATTGTTGAACTGTTATCGTTTTCAATATGTGGAGGCTTACTTCCTAGCTCCGGATATCAGCAATCCAGATGATATGTATAAACTCCTGAATGTGACAAACAATGCAGGAGGCATCACACCGAATATGGCAAAAGAAGTCATTTGTGATGCTTTAGGAAGGACTTGTGAACCGTACACAGATGAGTGGGGCGATGTACCGCTTACAATCTGGAAGGATAAAGCAGCACAGACGGATATCAGTGGACTGATGGGACAGCTTACAAAGCAGATTGAGAAAGCACAGGGAAAGAATGAACCAGATCAGGTTGTTGCAGTAATGAAAGAAGTCAAAAAGTTGCTTGCGAAGATACAGAAGCAGGAGGAGAATCATGCAGCTTGA
- a CDS encoding radical SAM protein, with protein sequence MENIAGDKMFAHVERALNDRRPITADIFLTNYCNNKCPYCTYRRWELEAGAYSMRYEEFVRYAKRLLELGVRGFILTGGGEPTLCRDFKKITDWLEAHNIHYGINTNFNEVQYIRPDYLKVSLDGWDEDSYEKSRGVRAYKKVRNNIQAYAEWKRRESPETTFGIQRVVSWPDDVYKFYKANCDLDVDYMSFRPIESTGGIAYLDEYSDTHIKEIVYTIEELSKKDSRVKLNFKWNMIDEQESTCIAQWAQIAVNEHGQVMYCCHKPYEIIGHVLDSNILEAKAKARTDMARCDIPCRMTAPNMFMAQMEKERKDPYFI encoded by the coding sequence GTGGAAAATATTGCAGGGGATAAGATGTTTGCTCATGTGGAAAGAGCATTGAACGATCGCAGGCCGATAACAGCAGATATATTCCTAACAAATTATTGTAATAATAAATGTCCATATTGCACCTACAGACGGTGGGAGCTGGAAGCAGGCGCATATTCGATGAGGTATGAGGAATTTGTTAGGTATGCGAAAAGGCTGCTTGAACTTGGCGTGAGAGGCTTTATTCTGACAGGTGGAGGCGAGCCTACATTGTGCAGGGATTTTAAAAAGATTACAGACTGGTTGGAGGCACACAATATTCACTATGGAATTAATACAAATTTCAATGAGGTGCAATACATAAGACCAGACTATTTGAAAGTTTCCCTTGATGGATGGGATGAGGACAGCTACGAAAAAAGTCGAGGTGTAAGAGCATATAAAAAGGTCAGAAATAATATTCAGGCATATGCGGAATGGAAAAGAAGGGAAAGCCCGGAAACAACATTCGGTATTCAGAGAGTGGTGAGCTGGCCAGACGATGTATATAAGTTCTATAAAGCAAATTGTGATCTTGACGTTGATTATATGAGCTTCCGTCCGATAGAAAGCACAGGGGGTATAGCATACCTGGACGAATATTCAGATACTCATATCAAAGAGATCGTATACACGATTGAAGAACTGTCAAAGAAAGACAGCAGGGTAAAGCTGAATTTCAAATGGAATATGATTGATGAGCAGGAAAGTACCTGTATAGCACAGTGGGCGCAAATTGCAGTAAATGAGCATGGACAAGTGATGTATTGCTGTCATAAGCCATATGAGATCATAGGCCATGTGCTGGACAGTAACATCCTGGAGGCTAAAGCAAAAGCCAGAACAGATATGGCAAGATGCGATATTCCATGCAGAATGACGGCACCGAATATGTTTATGGCACAGATGGAGAAAGAGAGAAAAGACCCATATTTTATCTGA
- a CDS encoding ParB N-terminal domain-containing protein: MGRMQIVYRSIKDILPYEKNPRINDEAVPVVKESIKEFGFRIPIVIDVNDVIVAGHTRVKAAKELGMEEVPCTIADDLTEEQIKAFRLIDNKSAEIATWDEELLQQELSEILDIDMSMFGFEEGETDFADEIEDNTYTMKTNIPQYEIAGECPTISEMLDKEKSRELIAEIEKAEGITEEERQFLKDAAGRHNVFNYRNIAEYYAHATPEMQRLMEKSALVIIDINNAIANGYASLFADVLDTMEDEEDA, from the coding sequence ATGGGTAGAATGCAGATTGTATATAGGAGTATTAAAGACATACTTCCTTATGAGAAAAATCCAAGAATCAATGACGAAGCAGTACCAGTAGTAAAGGAGAGTATCAAGGAATTTGGCTTTAGAATCCCTATTGTTATTGATGTTAATGATGTAATTGTCGCAGGCCATACGAGAGTAAAGGCGGCGAAAGAGCTGGGAATGGAAGAAGTTCCTTGTACTATTGCTGATGATTTGACAGAAGAACAGATTAAGGCGTTCCGACTGATAGATAATAAATCTGCTGAGATCGCCACATGGGATGAGGAATTGTTACAACAGGAATTGTCAGAAATTCTTGATATTGATATGTCGATGTTTGGTTTCGAGGAAGGCGAGACAGATTTTGCTGATGAGATAGAGGACAATACCTACACAATGAAAACCAACATTCCACAGTATGAGATTGCTGGAGAATGTCCTACAATTTCAGAAATGCTGGATAAAGAAAAAAGCAGAGAACTGATTGCAGAGATTGAAAAAGCAGAAGGGATTACGGAGGAAGAAAGACAGTTCCTGAAGGATGCTGCTGGCAGGCACAATGTTTTCAATTACAGAAATATTGCAGAGTATTATGCTCATGCAACACCGGAGATGCAGAGACTGATGGAAAAGTCAGCCCTTGTAATCATAGACATAAATAATGCAATCGCAAATGGCTATGCAAGTTTATTTGCTGATGTCTTAGATACTATGGAGGATGAGGAAGATGCGTGA